A section of the Euwallacea similis isolate ESF13 chromosome 9, ESF131.1, whole genome shotgun sequence genome encodes:
- the LOC136411068 gene encoding jerky protein homolog-like — protein MTSTIFENWFHRTFVPEVRRYLKQVGLPAKAILLLDNAPSHPPAENLRSNDGNIFAFYMPPNVTPLIQPMDQNVIRITKLYYRSSLLSSIVSSKSENLSKLLKELTIKDAVINLSRAWSRLQADTIRKCFVNILNFEGSKNEEYSEEDIPLSILKERYKSETKEPELEVVSLLKELDQQVVYSKDEIQRWIEDLEEEPQSDINDDDWESNEDQNEAHQEKTDVTSSEALDAFNTVIRWAERNIFEVNNLLVLRKCRDKALQNNLAAKKVQKHITQYFSKM, from the coding sequence ATGACTTCgaccatttttgaaaactggttCCACAGAACATTTGTGCCTGAGGTCAGAAGATATTTGAAACAAGTAGGGCTTCCTGCAAAAGCAATTCTACTATTGGACAACGCTCCCAGTCATCCTCCGGCAGAGAATCTACGATCAAAcgatggaaatatttttgcattttatatgcCCCCAAATGTAACGCCACTTATACAACCAATGGACCAAAATGTGATCCGTATTACTAAACTATACTACAGGTCAAGTTTGCTATCTTCGATTGTCTCTTCGAAATCTGAAAACTTATCAAAACTCCTCAAAGAACTGACAATTAAAGATGCTGTTATAAATCTTTCTCGAGCATGGAGTAGACTTCAGGCTGATACGATTAGAAAGTGCTTTGTAAACATTCTCAACTTTGAAGGAAGTAAGAACGAGGAATATTCTGAAGAGGATATTCCCCTTAGTATTTTGAAGGAACGATATAAAAGTGAGACTAAAGAGCCCGAGCTGGAAGTCGTAAGTTTACTGAAGGAACTTGACCAACAAGTAGTTTATTCTAAAGATGAGATTCAAAGGTGGATCGAGGATTTGGAGGAAGAGCCACAAAGCGACATTAATGATGACGATTGGGAAAGCAATGAAGATCAAAATGAAGCTCACCAAGAGAAAACTGACGTAACTTCATCAGAAGCTTTGGATGCATTTAATACGGTTATTCGTTGGGCGGAAAGAAACATATTCGAAGTTAACAACTTGTTGGTGCTACGAAAGTGCCGAGACAAAGCactgcaaaataatttggcagcaaaaaaagtccaaaaacATATTACACAATACTTTAGTAAAATGTAA
- the LOC136411069 gene encoding jerky protein homolog-like — translation MPRMEKRLYEWFCKQRCKNLPVTSELLKTKAKSLYGELKEKEKFFASDGWLQNYKRRYGIRFLKISGEKLSTNPEMIEPFKQDLRSIIEKGNLVNEQIYNADETGLFWRLLPDKTLVKSDEKSAPGRKA, via the coding sequence ATGCCTAGAATGGAGAAAAGACTTTATGAATGGTTTTGCAAACAGAGGTGTAAAAATCTACCAGTTACAAGCGAACTGTTAAAAACCAAAGCTAAGTCATTATACGgggaattaaaagaaaaggagAAGTTTTTTGCCAGTGACGGGTGGctacaaaattataaacgcAGATATGGTATtcgatttctaaaaatttctgGTGAAAAATTGTCGACTAATCCTGAAATGATCGAACCATTTAAACAAGATCTGCGTTCCATCATTGAAAAGGGAAATTTGGTGAATGAACAAATCTACAATGCAGATGAAACGGGCCTTTTCTGGAGATTACTCCCTGATAAAACTTTAGTTAAAAGCGATGAAAAATCTGCTCCCGGAAGAAAGGCATAG